The following coding sequences are from one Halobacteriovorax sp. JY17 window:
- a CDS encoding DUF3419 family protein has protein sequence MVKKYFSDLNYTLGNEDTTLEYELIKRNKPKNILSIAGSGSRVVPLIHKDAENIYCVDVSRPQLFITELRKVTIESLSFHDYLAFWGFPPYAAYDYAIKRREIFKKLDLSFECKDYFLKVFGEMQWESILYMGKWERTFAVFAKVVQKFFGKEFDQLFKFHNLSDQIHYYNNQFPMKKWKTLLFILGNKSVFNALLYKGDFIKKNQPGTHFNYYFNAYESLLTHSLARESFFMNLCFFGKLDHEDSNTIEAKEECFNRMKEGISAGANINYVNSDLISAAKSVPEGSLDFISLSDVPSYFGGDLERDYMQDLRSSLKVGALVVLRSYLRVPESNLEGYVDVTPKYGELLATEKVQMYIVQVFEYTGE, from the coding sequence ATGGTTAAGAAGTATTTTTCAGATTTAAATTATACTTTAGGTAATGAAGACACTACTCTTGAGTATGAACTCATTAAGAGAAATAAACCAAAGAATATCCTCTCTATTGCTGGCTCAGGTTCTAGAGTAGTTCCTCTTATTCATAAAGATGCCGAAAATATTTACTGTGTCGATGTTTCTAGACCTCAGCTCTTTATTACTGAACTTAGAAAGGTCACAATTGAGAGCTTAAGTTTTCACGACTACTTAGCTTTTTGGGGTTTTCCTCCGTACGCAGCTTATGACTACGCAATTAAGAGAAGAGAGATCTTCAAGAAATTAGATTTATCTTTTGAGTGTAAGGATTACTTCTTAAAAGTCTTTGGGGAAATGCAATGGGAATCAATTCTCTACATGGGAAAATGGGAGAGAACTTTTGCGGTATTTGCGAAAGTTGTTCAAAAATTCTTTGGAAAGGAATTTGACCAGCTCTTTAAATTTCATAACCTCTCCGATCAAATACATTACTACAATAATCAATTTCCTATGAAAAAGTGGAAGACCCTTCTCTTTATTCTTGGAAATAAGAGTGTCTTCAATGCTCTTCTATATAAGGGAGACTTTATTAAGAAGAATCAGCCAGGAACTCATTTCAACTACTACTTCAATGCCTATGAAAGTCTTTTGACTCACTCTCTGGCGAGAGAGAGCTTCTTTATGAATCTCTGCTTCTTTGGAAAATTAGACCATGAAGATTCAAATACTATTGAGGCAAAGGAAGAATGTTTTAATAGAATGAAAGAGGGAATTAGTGCTGGAGCTAACATTAATTATGTTAACTCTGATCTTATTTCAGCTGCAAAGTCAGTGCCTGAAGGTAGTCTGGACTTCATCAGCTTAAGCGATGTTCCAAGTTACTTTGGCGGGGATTTAGAGAGAGATTATATGCAAGATCTAAGATCTTCTCTCAAAGTTGGAGCTCTAGTTGTTCTTAGAAGTTACTTAAGAGTTCCTGAAAGTAATCTTGAGGGTTATGTTGACGTGACTCCTAAGTACGGCGAACTATTGGCCACAGAGAAAGTTCAAATGTATATCGTTCAAGTTTTTGAATACACCGGCGAATAA
- a CDS encoding SDR family oxidoreductase, which translates to MKLFITGATGFLGSELIPIIAGECESLYLLVRKKSLLRAKQKYADFSNVKFVVGDLTNPDLIEGEYNELLGEVDSILHMGAYYDLEGSYKDCFIQNIEGTMNLLFFASLCPNLKSLHYISTVAISGESSGEFLEDDFDHREEITNEYSKTKWEAERLIRSWKSEAKVRIYRPGIIIGNSKTGDFEKVDGPYYFWKTLSNVKMLSPLISKLPFLPMPINPHATLPIISVDNAARLIKNGLLLDRKEKLMTFHLVEHMCPNVLDLVNDSLKEFSIDANIKLMDNHPLIEKTFKILGLPKEIIHYMITPVEYSVTNSLKHLGLNEQRGFDNYKDIILKKAKKRFGVSK; encoded by the coding sequence GTGAAGCTCTTCATAACTGGAGCTACTGGTTTTCTAGGTAGTGAGCTAATCCCTATTATTGCTGGAGAGTGCGAATCTCTTTATCTTTTAGTTAGAAAGAAATCTCTACTTAGGGCCAAACAGAAGTACGCAGATTTCTCTAATGTAAAATTTGTCGTTGGTGACTTAACTAATCCTGATTTAATTGAAGGAGAATACAACGAGCTTCTAGGGGAAGTCGATTCTATTCTTCATATGGGTGCTTATTACGATTTAGAAGGGAGTTATAAAGATTGTTTCATTCAAAATATTGAAGGAACAATGAACCTGCTCTTCTTTGCGAGCCTCTGTCCAAATTTGAAATCACTTCACTACATTAGTACAGTTGCAATTAGTGGAGAAAGTTCGGGCGAATTCTTAGAAGATGATTTCGATCATAGGGAAGAGATCACTAACGAGTATTCTAAAACAAAATGGGAAGCTGAGCGGCTGATTAGAAGCTGGAAAAGTGAGGCGAAAGTTCGCATTTATAGACCTGGAATAATTATTGGAAATTCGAAGACTGGAGATTTTGAAAAAGTTGATGGTCCATACTATTTTTGGAAAACACTCTCTAATGTAAAAATGCTTTCACCTCTTATCTCTAAATTACCTTTTCTTCCAATGCCTATTAATCCTCATGCAACCTTACCTATAATAAGTGTGGATAATGCCGCAAGACTTATTAAGAATGGACTATTGTTGGATAGAAAAGAAAAACTTATGACCTTTCACTTAGTAGAGCATATGTGCCCCAATGTTCTAGATCTTGTAAATGATAGTTTAAAAGAGTTTTCCATTGATGCGAATATAAAATTAATGGATAACCACCCTCTCATTGAGAAGACATTTAAAATACTAGGTCTTCCAAAAGAAATTATTCACTATATGATCACTCCTGTAGAATACTCTGTGACAAATTCATTAAAGCACTTAGGGCTTAATGAACAGAGAGGATTTGATAACTACAAAGATATTATTTTAAAGAAAGCAAAGAAGAGATTTGGAGTGAGTAAGTGA
- a CDS encoding helix-turn-helix transcriptional regulator, with protein MSLFQTSDAQKVTLYKIASEMKTSGLPDKFIADAVEIGAYYEGVFDLFELWTTEEDPDFKEQIVANIQAEIDEYSEQPKKPTKKPYIDYSHLEAIAKDVLAFKAHLKSLVDQWGGVTKLSKQTGIPQPSLSRFFSSASMPRRTTLYKIADALKLSEKEIITDWAA; from the coding sequence ATGAGTTTATTTCAAACATCAGATGCACAAAAAGTGACGCTTTATAAAATTGCTTCAGAGATGAAAACAAGTGGCTTACCAGATAAGTTTATTGCTGACGCTGTTGAAATTGGTGCCTACTATGAAGGTGTCTTTGACTTATTTGAGCTGTGGACAACTGAAGAAGATCCAGACTTCAAAGAACAAATCGTAGCTAATATTCAAGCTGAGATTGATGAGTATAGTGAACAACCAAAGAAGCCAACTAAAAAGCCTTATATTGATTATAGTCACCTTGAAGCAATTGCTAAAGATGTATTAGCTTTTAAAGCTCACTTGAAAAGCCTTGTTGATCAATGGGGTGGAGTGACAAAGCTTTCGAAACAAACTGGAATTCCTCAACCATCTTTAAGTCGGTTTTTTAGTTCTGCATCCATGCCTAGGAGAACAACCCTTTATAAAATTGCGGACGCATTGAAGCTATCTGAGAAAGAGATTATTACAGATTGGGCGGCATGA
- a CDS encoding diacylglycerol kinase family protein, giving the protein MQNISVYLNQRASHTQFGYWKEQIDKSLFRSTITYRTPRDLDELKSNLQSDIDDECDAIVSVGGDGTVNTLIQSLAGKEVGLLVMPGGTANDLACELGHKQSVKKVTHFIRNNEYKYIDLIKINNNFMATNGGLGMGSKVAERINEIRRAHPSFKKLMKLGGKSIYSFFILSELTSMRLPTYKFKVTSEQFSGIVETPILMINNQPHLAGTFNIAPNTRHDDGKFNVTILKHKTHKSFVQCCYKMAIGEYPFADPDIISFETDAITIENMDPTRIVPFFGDGEIFQNSNGNSQKWDIQLCPRSLKVYTEDDEKSLVSLCNEVNLS; this is encoded by the coding sequence ATGCAAAATATTAGTGTTTATCTAAACCAGAGGGCGAGTCACACGCAATTTGGCTATTGGAAAGAGCAAATTGATAAGTCGCTCTTTAGGAGCACTATTACCTATAGAACTCCTAGAGATCTTGATGAATTAAAGTCTAATCTTCAAAGTGATATTGATGATGAGTGCGATGCTATCGTTTCTGTTGGTGGAGACGGGACTGTGAACACTTTAATTCAAAGTTTGGCCGGAAAAGAAGTTGGTCTTCTTGTTATGCCTGGTGGGACGGCGAATGATTTGGCCTGTGAGCTTGGGCATAAGCAATCAGTAAAGAAAGTTACTCATTTCATAAGAAATAATGAATATAAGTATATTGACCTCATTAAAATAAATAATAATTTCATGGCCACAAATGGTGGTCTTGGAATGGGTTCTAAAGTTGCAGAGAGAATTAATGAAATAAGAAGAGCTCATCCTTCATTTAAGAAATTAATGAAGCTTGGTGGAAAGTCTATTTACTCATTCTTTATTTTAAGTGAATTAACATCGATGAGACTGCCTACGTATAAGTTCAAGGTGACATCTGAGCAGTTTTCTGGAATTGTTGAAACTCCTATTCTCATGATTAACAATCAACCACATCTTGCAGGAACATTTAATATTGCTCCAAATACTAGACACGATGATGGAAAATTTAACGTAACAATTCTAAAACACAAGACTCATAAATCCTTTGTTCAGTGTTGTTATAAAATGGCGATAGGAGAGTATCCATTCGCCGATCCTGATATTATTTCATTTGAAACAGATGCTATCACAATTGAAAATATGGACCCGACTAGAATAGTCCCTTTCTTTGGGGACGGAGAAATTTTTCAAAATTCTAACGGAAACTCCCAAAAATGGGATATTCAGCTTTGCCCTCGTTCACTAAAGGTTTATACAGAAGATGACGAAAAGTCTCTCGTAAGTCTTTGTAACGAGGTCAATTTATCGTGA
- a CDS encoding MotA/TolQ/ExbB proton channel family protein — MDLSLVQNFFNFMSNNIFAIIYVFAAVEIYLIIAIYYMMKKHEMVLADVSTNLIKGFKDAPDYDSTQNIHEKIQTTLDFINQKITTDQNLKTEFSKNANTISQRPFYSRHYKIEIFASVISTLVQVFPLLGILGTILAIAQTAMGKGAIDVSSLSSAFVLAMDTTILGITFSIIFMVIESTFGPKIERIITESLNFKQIVTKINMTE; from the coding sequence GTGGATTTATCACTCGTTCAAAATTTCTTCAATTTCATGTCTAATAATATCTTTGCTATTATCTATGTATTTGCAGCAGTCGAGATCTATTTAATCATCGCCATTTACTATATGATGAAAAAACATGAAATGGTCTTGGCCGACGTGAGCACTAATCTTATAAAAGGTTTTAAAGATGCTCCTGACTATGACTCTACTCAAAATATTCATGAGAAAATTCAAACGACACTAGACTTTATAAATCAAAAAATAACTACCGATCAGAACTTAAAGACGGAATTCTCAAAGAATGCTAATACAATTAGCCAACGTCCTTTCTATAGTCGTCACTATAAAATAGAAATTTTTGCGAGTGTAATATCAACGCTAGTACAAGTATTTCCGCTACTAGGTATTCTAGGAACTATTTTGGCCATCGCCCAAACTGCCATGGGAAAAGGCGCCATTGATGTGAGCTCACTCTCAAGTGCTTTCGTTCTAGCAATGGACACAACAATTCTTGGAATCACTTTCTCTATCATCTTCATGGTCATTGAAAGTACGTTTGGGCCAAAGATTGAAAGAATCATTACAGAGAGCTTAAACTTCAAGCAGATCGTCACTAAAATTAATATGACAGAATAA